Proteins encoded together in one Bos indicus isolate NIAB-ARS_2022 breed Sahiwal x Tharparkar chromosome 25, NIAB-ARS_B.indTharparkar_mat_pri_1.0, whole genome shotgun sequence window:
- the NHLRC4 gene encoding NHL-repeat-containing protein 4 codes for MPGAVHSFTLGPDLAPLAPASLLGLEGPCWVGLAPDGGLAVSEEFGDVQLFGSARQPLGSLGDLTGHPFGSPAGVCTDAAGGVIVADQRRRQVTLFRRAREPICLVSEGLRRPLGVACGPQGQLLVADAEDGDIKVYQSHLELD; via the coding sequence ATGCCTGGGGCTGTGCACAGCTTCACACTGGGCCCTGACTTGGCGCCACTGGCCCCTGCCTCCCTGCTAGGCCTGGAGGGCCCCTGCTGGGTGGGCCTGGCACCCGACGGGGGCCTGGCTGTGAGCGAGGAGTTTGGGGACGTACAGCTGTTTGGCAGTGCCCGCCAGCCCCTGGGCTCCCTGGGGGACCTGACCGGGCACCCCTTTGGCAGCCCGGCAGGTGTGTGCACTGACGCAGCGGGCGGTGTCATTGTGGCGGACCAGCGGCGGCGCCAGGTGACCCTGTTCCGCCGGGCCAGGGAGCCCATCTGCCTGGTTTCCGAGGGGCTGAGGCGGCCCCTGGGTGTGGCCTGTGGGCCCCAGGGCCAGCTGCTGGTGGCAGACGCAGAGGACGGCGACATCAAAGTGTACCAGTCCCACCTGGAGTTGGACTGA
- the PRR35 gene encoding proline-rich protein 35: MSREAGSCRLGPGARTRARKPKKPHYIPRPWGKPYNYKCFQCPFTCLEKSHLYNHMKYSLCKDSLSLLLDSPDWACRRAPATSRPPAATPGRPMDPLAPADPGARPRGARLPDAPATPDLDLAATDVLSLRRRVGGPRLGAEGSSSGTPPPEPRDVQKGAGLEGLLAESWKLGSGGGRRSAAMVGAVGPETSVPCYPPPSSGELPEAQSLHLSLLGVNYPLGPGLFSYLGPSLAAAAHVPFLTSASPLLPPAAAFPAPQPPERPTLAPRLYYPLLLEHSLGLPAGKTALAKAPMPPRGPPGALVPGLLKVPVPGLGGPWPRSALRDPGQEEQLGQVAQSDPKRKLALGAQPELLKAPCSRASVSAQSSLRTGPSAMLWPEDEELSDLETAGPAASLPPQPLGLALGGPGHVGGDLTRALGDCARAEQRLGQLAPAGGLAPRPLREQLGKIRRELLTIHQALVRAARPPDAPLDLSVKRAPAKGHEVPTGPWTQPELGPTLARGTPEPRGLLAAQPLTGHTTKCEADSSVPPPALPLQGPEDPVIPSSWGPHGGAGGSWPPEAVPGLQRPPGAEGHAGTAQGPLVSTFVDIKMETTFTHPSGLLLHCRCSVTVHVQKQDPTCSLCGGASTLGSDGLLFLTAGATPCVHVLDLEGRSICHLPCYVPGVGAFVPEDVVVTAAGLVVLLKAAG; this comes from the exons ATGTCCCGAGAGGCCGGCTCCTGCCGCCTGGGCCCCGGGGCGCGCACCCGGGCGCGGAAGCCCAAGAAGCCGCACTACATCCCGCGGCCCTGGGGCAAGCCCTACAACTACAAGTGTTTCCAGTGCCCCTTCACCTGCCTGGAGAAGTCCCACCTCTACAACCACATGAAGTACAGCCTCTGCAAGGACTCGCTATCCCTCCTCCTGGACTCCCCCGACTGGGCCTGTCGCCGCGCCCCGGCCACATCCCGGCCTCCCGCGGCCACCCCGGGCCGCCCCATGGACCCCTTGGCCCCAGCTGACCCCGGCGCCCGGCCCCGAGGGGCGCGGCTCCCGGATGCCCCTGCCACACCTGACCTGGACCTCGCGGCCACCGATGTCCTCTCCCTGCGTCGCCGGGTCGGGGGCCCCCGGCTGGGGGCCGAGGGCTCCTCCTCAGGGACACCACCCCCTGAGCCCAGGGACGTGCAGAAGGGTGCGGGCCTGGAGGGCCTCCTGGCCGAGTCGTGGAAGCTGGGGTCGGGCGGGGGCCGGAGGAGTGCAGCCATGGTGGGCGCCGTGGGCCCCGAGACCAGTGTCCCCTGCTACCCCCCGCCCAGCTCCGGGGAGCTCCCCGAGGCCCAGAGCCTCCACCTGTCCCTGCTGGGCGTCAACTACCCTCTCGGCCCGGGCCTCTTTTCCTACCTGGGGCCCTCCCTGGCTGCCGCCGCCCATGTGCCCTTCCTGACCTCGGCCAGCCCCCTGCTGCCCCCAGCCGCTGCCTTCCCTGCCCCACAGCCCCCCGAACGCCCCACCCTGGCCCCCCGCCTGTACTACCCCCTGCTGCTGGAGCACAGCCTGGGGCTGCCGGCCGGCAAGACCGCCCTCGCCAAGGCCCCTATGCCCCCGAGAGGGCCTCCTGGGGCCCTGGTCCCTGGGCTGCTGAAGGTGCCAGTGCCGGGGCTGGGTGGGCCCTGGCCCCGCAGTGCTCTCAGGGACCCCGGGCAGGAAGAGCAGCTGGGGCAAGTGGCCCAGAGCGACCCCAAGAGAAAGCTGGCCCTGGGGGCCCAGCCAGAACTCCTGAAGGCCCCCTGCAGCCGAGCGAGCGTCAGCGCCCAGAGCAG CCTGCGGACCGGCCCCTCCGCGATGCTCTGGCCTGAGGACGAGGAGCTGAGCGACCTCGAGACCGCTGGCCCCGCAGCCTCACTGCCCCCGCAGCCGCTGGGCCTGGCATTGGGGGGCCCTGGGCATGTGGGTGGGGACCTGACGCGGGCCCTGGGCGACTGTGCCAGGGCGGAGCAGCGCCTGGGCCAGCTGGCACCCGCCGGGGGCCTGGCCCCGCGGCCCCTGCGGGAGCAGCTAGGAAAAATCCGCCGTGAGCTGCTCACCATCCACCAGGCGTTGGTGCGGGCTGCGCGGCCACCCGACGCACCCCTTGACCTCTCTGTGAAGCGGGCTCCCGCCAAGGGGCACGAGGTGCCCACGGGGCCATGGACGCAGCCAGAGCTGGGCCCCACACTGGCCCGGGGGACCCCAGAGCCACGCGGCCTGCTGGCGGCCCAGCCTCTGACCGGCCACACCACCAAGTGTGAAGCCGACTCCAGTGTCCCTCCGCCGGCCCTTCCCCTGCAGGGGCCCGAGGACCCTGTCATTCCCAGCAGCTGGGGCCCCCAcggtggggctgggggctcctGGCCCCCCGAGGCCGTCCCGGGCCTGCAGAGACCGCCGGGTGCCGAG GGCCATGCAGGCACCGCCCAGGGCCCCTTGGTGAGCACGTTTGTGGACATTAAAATGGAGACCACCTTCACACACCCGTCTGGGCTCCTTCTTCACTGCCGCTGCAGCGTCACCGTCCAC GTGCAGAAACAGGACCCAACCTGTAGCCTGTGCGGGGGTGCCTCCACCCTGGGCTCCG ATGGCCTGCTCTTCCTGACAGCGGGTGCCACACCCTGCGTCCACGTGCTGGACCTCGAGGGACGCTCCATCTGCCACCTGCCCTGCTACGTGCCAGGGGTTGGGGCTTTTGTACCGGAAGATGTGGTGGTGACAGCTGCTGGGCTCGTGGTG CTCCTCAAGGCCGCTGGGTGA